One part of the Treponema sp. OMZ 787 genome encodes these proteins:
- a CDS encoding ABC-F family ATP-binding cassette domain-containing protein, producing the protein MITVSDLSLKFGDRPLFKDVNLKFTKGNCYGIIGANGAGKSTFLKVLSGELEHDSGEFSITPGERMAVLRQDHFAFDEYSVKDTVFMGYPKLYNVRNEREAIYAKENFSEEDGIRASELEAEFADLNGWEAENQIEQILSGLGLDENYHDRMMSELDEGQKVRVLLAQAIFGTPDILLLDEPTNGLDLESIAWLEEFLIEFPNIIIVVSHDRHFLNTVCTHVCDIDYGKIRMYSGNYDFWYQMSRIMQRQAKDQQKKREEKMKDLREFILRFASNAAKSRQATSRKKVYDKLALEEIEVTSRKFPYVHFKPNREIGNNVVRTEKISYKTPDTAEEKGIQLLNDFSFTVNRTDKIAFVGQEHNSKTALFDILTGKLTPDSGDVYWGQTVTHAYLNKDNAEYFNNDLNITEWLKQYSPDQDDSYVRGFLGRMLFSGDESLKPVNVLSGGEKVRCILSKLMLSGANVLILDEPTNHLDLEAITSLNDALVEFPGVILFNSHDHEFISSIANRIIEITPNGIIDRMMNFDDYIKDEHVKKLREELYGNDKKMQI; encoded by the coding sequence ATGATTACAGTAAGCGATTTAAGTTTAAAGTTCGGCGACAGGCCGCTTTTTAAGGATGTCAATTTAAAATTTACGAAGGGCAACTGCTACGGAATTATCGGTGCAAACGGTGCCGGTAAGTCTACTTTTCTAAAGGTGCTTTCGGGAGAATTGGAGCACGATTCGGGCGAGTTCAGTATCACCCCCGGAGAGCGTATGGCAGTTTTAAGACAGGATCACTTTGCCTTTGATGAGTACAGCGTAAAAGACACAGTTTTTATGGGCTATCCTAAGCTCTACAATGTTCGAAATGAAAGAGAAGCCATTTATGCAAAAGAAAATTTTAGTGAAGAAGACGGAATACGGGCTTCGGAGTTGGAGGCCGAATTTGCCGATTTAAACGGCTGGGAAGCTGAAAATCAAATAGAGCAGATTCTTTCAGGTTTGGGCCTTGATGAAAACTACCATGACAGAATGATGAGCGAACTCGATGAAGGCCAAAAGGTTCGGGTCTTGCTTGCACAGGCTATCTTCGGCACACCCGATATTCTTCTTTTGGACGAACCGACAAACGGTTTAGACCTTGAATCCATAGCCTGGCTTGAAGAATTTTTAATCGAATTCCCCAATATTATAATTGTTGTTTCTCACGACAGGCATTTTTTAAATACGGTTTGTACCCATGTTTGCGATATCGACTACGGTAAAATCCGCATGTATTCGGGTAACTACGATTTCTGGTATCAGATGAGCAGGATTATGCAAAGACAGGCCAAGGATCAGCAAAAGAAACGGGAAGAAAAGATGAAAGATTTAAGGGAGTTTATATTACGCTTCGCCTCGAATGCAGCAAAGAGCCGTCAGGCAACCAGCCGAAAAAAGGTATACGATAAACTAGCCTTAGAAGAAATAGAAGTTACAAGCCGTAAATTTCCTTATGTTCATTTTAAACCCAATCGGGAAATCGGAAACAATGTTGTCCGCACCGAAAAAATTTCTTATAAAACACCTGACACTGCAGAAGAAAAAGGAATTCAACTTTTAAACGATTTTTCTTTTACGGTAAACAGAACCGATAAGATAGCCTTTGTAGGACAAGAGCATAATTCTAAAACAGCCCTCTTCGATATTTTAACCGGAAAATTAACTCCCGACTCAGGAGATGTTTATTGGGGACAGACAGTAACCCATGCCTATCTTAATAAGGACAATGCCGAGTATTTTAATAACGATTTAAATATTACTGAATGGCTTAAACAATATTCTCCCGACCAAGATGATTCCTATGTAAGGGGCTTTTTAGGCCGAATGCTTTTTTCTGGCGACGAATCCTTAAAGCCCGTAAATGTTCTATCGGGAGGCGAAAAGGTGCGCTGTATATTGAGTAAGCTCATGCTTTCGGGAGCTAATGTTTTAATCCTCGACGAGCCTACAAACCACCTTGACCTTGAAGCCATTACAAGCTTAAACGATGCCCTCGTGGAATTTCCCGGAGTTATTCTTTTTAACTCCCATGACCACGAATTTATTTCTTCAATCGCAAACAGGATTATCGAAATTACGCCCAACGGCATAATCGACAGGATGATGAATTTTGATGACTATATAAAAGACGAACACGTTAAAAAACTGCGCGAAGAATTATACGGCAACGACAAAAAAATGCAGATTTAA
- a CDS encoding DegT/DnrJ/EryC1/StrS family aminotransferase: MKIPVYSSTIRRSEMDAVLTCMVEEKIGPGEMNQKLIKQVCEFFQIAGAAALRSPAIALTYALKALNLESGSSVIISSLAPSWQYVELSRQGYKPIVLDVEADSVFPSFESLENAVQTGGRALILHETLGFLPDMEKILSLNIPVIEDISQSAGAAYKEKFAGSMGIFSILGLEEKDILTGGGGAVLLAPERRNAIVLKKLYDEAPITDQLPDINASLAFVQLKQMAKNMEQRREMHESYVRSLMQGKHKTIAQKEDTVNPVYSFPVILNSGVSDVQKYAAKKDIDIELAFKNSTVEYLKENQESLINASSLLLRCVLFPLYPRLGAKRSAEIARVLATLP; encoded by the coding sequence ATGAAAATACCCGTTTACAGTTCCACTATAAGACGCTCCGAAATGGATGCTGTTCTTACATGTATGGTCGAGGAAAAAATAGGGCCCGGCGAGATGAATCAAAAACTTATAAAACAGGTTTGCGAGTTTTTTCAGATTGCCGGAGCAGCTGCTTTAAGAAGCCCTGCCATAGCCTTAACATACGCCTTAAAGGCATTAAACCTTGAATCAGGCTCATCGGTTATTATCTCAAGTTTGGCACCCTCTTGGCAGTATGTCGAGTTAAGCCGCCAAGGATATAAGCCCATTGTACTTGATGTAGAAGCCGACTCCGTTTTTCCGTCCTTTGAAAGCCTTGAAAATGCCGTACAAACAGGCGGAAGGGCACTTATCTTACACGAAACCTTGGGTTTTTTACCCGACATGGAAAAGATATTAAGCTTAAATATTCCCGTAATAGAAGATATTTCGCAAAGTGCAGGGGCGGCATATAAGGAAAAATTTGCAGGCAGTATGGGTATTTTTTCTATCTTGGGACTTGAAGAAAAAGATATTTTAACCGGAGGGGGCGGCGCCGTATTATTGGCTCCCGAAAGAAGGAACGCAATAGTTTTAAAAAAACTCTACGATGAAGCTCCTATTACAGACCAATTACCCGATATAAATGCATCCTTGGCCTTTGTTCAGCTAAAACAGATGGCAAAGAACATGGAACAGCGTAGGGAAATGCACGAGTCCTATGTACGCTCTTTGATGCAGGGAAAGCATAAAACGATAGCTCAAAAAGAAGACACAGTAAATCCTGTTTATTCTTTTCCGGTGATTTTAAATTCCGGAGTTTCGGATGTACAAAAATATGCAGCAAAAAAAGATATAGATATAGAGCTTGCTTTTAAAAATTCGACTGTCGAGTATTTAAAAGAAAATCAGGAAAGCCTTATAAATGCTTCTTCTCTTTTACTAAGATGCGTGCTTTTTCCGCTCTATCCGAGATTGGGAGCAAAAAGGTCGGCCGAGATTGCAAGAGTACTGGCTACCCTGCCCTAA
- a CDS encoding NAD(+)/NADH kinase, translating into MKKALIVLSVEKPNAKKICKEIEFFLSARGIGSFVYKYDGISHSPELNEDYDLAISLGGDGTVLFTARYSAPRNIPVFPINLGRFGFIANIEPKEWEGELLRLLNGKEDLHERMLLSASIRRENKEIVKYEALNDIVVSGSGIAKLINLDISFNGISFGIFRADGVIVSTPTGSTAYSAASGGPILDPDVSAFVLTPISPFSLSNRPLVLPSSGQMKIKVLPTRAKDTIVSIDGQEMVSLQEDDEIIISESPNKVKMAGCSPDNFYKALRSKLGWSGSSSSKLT; encoded by the coding sequence TTGAAAAAGGCCCTTATAGTTTTAAGTGTCGAAAAACCCAATGCAAAAAAGATTTGTAAAGAAATCGAATTTTTTTTGTCGGCAAGGGGAATCGGTTCTTTTGTATACAAATATGACGGCATCTCCCATTCTCCCGAATTAAATGAAGACTATGACCTTGCAATAAGCCTCGGCGGAGACGGTACGGTTTTATTTACAGCCCGTTACAGTGCCCCACGGAATATTCCTGTTTTTCCTATAAACTTAGGAAGGTTCGGCTTTATCGCAAATATTGAACCCAAGGAATGGGAAGGCGAACTTTTACGCCTCTTAAACGGAAAAGAGGATTTACATGAAAGGATGCTCCTTTCTGCTTCGATAAGGCGGGAAAATAAAGAAATTGTAAAATATGAGGCCCTAAACGATATTGTAGTTTCAGGCTCCGGCATAGCAAAGCTGATAAACCTGGATATTTCGTTTAACGGAATTTCATTCGGGATTTTTAGGGCTGACGGAGTCATCGTTTCAACTCCTACAGGCTCGACTGCCTATTCGGCAGCCTCAGGAGGTCCCATCTTGGATCCCGATGTCTCGGCATTTGTTTTAACACCCATTTCACCCTTCTCCTTGTCGAACCGCCCCTTAGTTCTCCCCTCATCAGGGCAGATGAAGATAAAAGTTCTTCCCACAAGGGCAAAAGACACCATAGTTTCAATCGATGGACAGGAGATGGTTTCATTACAAGAGGATGATGAAATCATAATAAGCGAGTCTCCCAATAAGGTAAAAATGGCAGGCTGCTCTCCCGATAATTTCTACAAGGCTTTGAGGTCAAAGCTCGGCTGGTCGGGCTCTTCATCTTCAAAATTGACTTAA
- a CDS encoding NAD(P)-binding protein, with translation MSRLEIFSQNQSQMIVEELYKNLQHRIEASPPGLCPVYITRAFIEMCHAQTCGKCAPCRIGLLQLKHILTDVLNGKSTMKTINLIEETAKSIRETADCALGYEAADMVYKSIIYCRDDFEEHIKHGRCGCITTQPVPCVALCPANVDIPGYIALVRDERYADAVRLIRKDNPFPSTCAFICEHPCEHRCRRNMVDTAINIRGLKRVAVEFAGKVPPPPCAPSTEKNIAIVGGGPAGLTAAYYLQLMGHQTTVYEMLPKLGGMLRYGIPNYRLPKDRLDEDIDAILETGVKVVYGKKIGTDIGLNELIKDNDATIIAIGASTDKKLGLEGEEAEGVISAVKFLRDVGMNRGIDLTGKKTAVIGGGNVAMDAVRTAVRLKSEKVTCLYRRRVADMTALPAEIEGALAEGVEMMTLKAPSKLEIKYGKLTGVWVTPQMISRIKDGRASVVATGEPDIFIPCEVLVVAIGQDIETQHYEELGIPVDRGKLFTMPSGGFKGMPGLFSGGDCASGPSTVIKAIAAGKVMAANIDEYLGYRHIISCDVEIPIPNIDDRLACGRVELGEREASERIKDFEGVEFCMSKKEACQESNRCLKCDHFGFGIFKGGRERLW, from the coding sequence ATGAGCCGACTGGAGATATTTTCACAAAACCAATCGCAAATGATAGTTGAAGAGCTTTACAAGAACCTTCAACATCGAATAGAAGCAAGTCCTCCCGGACTTTGTCCTGTTTACATAACACGAGCCTTTATCGAAATGTGTCATGCCCAAACTTGCGGTAAATGTGCACCGTGCCGTATAGGTCTTTTACAGCTAAAGCATATTTTAACTGATGTCCTAAACGGAAAATCTACGATGAAAACCATTAATCTTATTGAAGAAACTGCCAAATCTATCAGGGAAACTGCAGACTGTGCTTTGGGGTATGAAGCGGCCGATATGGTTTATAAAAGCATAATCTATTGCCGTGATGACTTTGAAGAGCATATAAAACATGGAAGATGCGGCTGTATAACTACCCAACCTGTGCCATGTGTAGCTCTTTGTCCTGCAAATGTAGATATTCCGGGCTATATTGCCCTTGTAAGGGATGAAAGGTATGCCGATGCCGTGCGTCTTATCAGAAAGGACAATCCATTTCCTTCTACATGTGCCTTTATATGTGAACACCCTTGTGAACATAGGTGCCGTCGAAACATGGTGGATACTGCAATAAATATAAGAGGTTTAAAAAGAGTAGCCGTCGAATTTGCAGGCAAGGTTCCGCCTCCTCCATGTGCTCCTTCTACAGAAAAAAATATAGCCATAGTCGGAGGAGGGCCGGCAGGGCTTACCGCCGCTTATTATCTTCAGCTTATGGGGCATCAAACAACCGTATACGAAATGCTTCCTAAATTAGGAGGTATGCTCCGTTACGGAATACCTAATTACCGTCTTCCTAAAGACAGATTGGATGAAGATATAGATGCAATTCTTGAAACCGGAGTTAAGGTCGTTTACGGTAAAAAAATAGGAACTGATATTGGACTAAATGAGCTTATAAAAGATAATGATGCAACTATTATCGCAATAGGAGCCTCAACCGACAAAAAACTAGGCCTTGAAGGAGAAGAAGCGGAAGGAGTTATTTCTGCCGTTAAGTTTCTCAGAGATGTAGGTATGAATAGAGGTATTGATTTAACCGGTAAAAAAACCGCAGTAATCGGAGGCGGAAATGTTGCCATGGATGCAGTGCGTACTGCTGTCCGCTTAAAGTCAGAAAAAGTAACCTGCCTTTATAGAAGGAGAGTTGCAGACATGACGGCCCTCCCTGCAGAAATTGAAGGAGCCTTAGCCGAAGGTGTTGAAATGATGACCTTAAAAGCTCCCTCAAAGCTCGAAATAAAATATGGAAAACTTACAGGTGTTTGGGTTACTCCTCAGATGATATCCCGTATCAAAGACGGCAGAGCCTCTGTCGTAGCAACAGGAGAACCCGATATTTTTATTCCTTGCGAAGTTCTTGTTGTTGCAATAGGACAGGATATCGAAACTCAGCACTATGAAGAATTAGGTATACCTGTTGATCGGGGAAAGCTTTTTACCATGCCCAGCGGAGGATTTAAAGGAATGCCCGGCTTATTTTCAGGCGGAGACTGTGCTTCAGGCCCATCTACAGTTATAAAGGCCATTGCTGCCGGAAAGGTTATGGCTGCAAATATAGACGAATACTTAGGCTACAGACATATTATAAGCTGTGATGTTGAAATTCCAATTCCAAATATTGATGACCGCCTTGCTTGCGGAAGAGTTGAACTTGGAGAAAGGGAGGCCTCTGAAAGAATTAAGGATTTTGAAGGTGTAGAATTCTGTATGAGCAAAAAAGAAGCTTGTCAAGAATCAAATCGCTGTCTTAAATGCGATCACTTCGGCTTTGGTATATTTAAAGGAGGGCGGGAACGATTATGGTAA
- a CDS encoding chemotaxis protein CheW, translating to MANAGSLNKKVKVENDNLLKLVTFQLGEELYGVEIMDVDQIVRVQDVRPIPNAPYYVEGIFNLRSEIIPVISLHKRFHIKKASLDEGDEFLGGFIIIKVEDNKIGIIIDRVARVVDVKKEEIQPPPQMIAGIGAEYINGVVRRDPGYLIILDIHRLFNPKELQKITNL from the coding sequence ATGGCAAATGCAGGAAGCCTTAATAAAAAGGTCAAGGTTGAAAATGATAACCTTTTAAAATTAGTTACATTCCAACTTGGCGAAGAACTTTACGGTGTAGAAATTATGGATGTTGACCAAATAGTCAGGGTTCAGGATGTAAGGCCAATCCCCAATGCTCCGTACTATGTTGAAGGAATTTTCAACTTAAGAAGCGAAATTATTCCAGTGATAAGTCTTCACAAGAGATTTCACATAAAAAAAGCATCCTTGGATGAAGGCGATGAATTTTTAGGCGGATTTATAATCATAAAAGTTGAAGACAACAAGATCGGTATTATTATAGACAGGGTTGCCCGCGTTGTTGATGTAAAAAAAGAAGAAATACAGCCTCCGCCTCAAATGATAGCAGGTATCGGTGCTGAGTACATTAACGGCGTTGTAAGGAGAGATCCCGGTTACCTAATAATATTGGATATTCACCGACTGTTTAATCCGAAAGAATTACAAAAGATTACCAATTTATAA
- a CDS encoding [FeFe] hydrogenase, group A produces MVNLMIDNIKISANENMTIMEAAENAGIPIPRLCFLKGINEIAACRVCVVELEGKEKLITACNNSVEEGMVVYTNSPKVRLDRRRTVQMILSQHDCKCATCVRSGNCTLQTLANELNIQDILYEEQLEYQPWDKKFPLIRDSKKCVKCMRCIQVCDKIQSLNIWELEGTGARTTINVSGSRTIAEADCSLCGQCITHCPVGALRERDDTEKFWRAVADPDKVVVVQVAPAIRTAWGEHLGLDLKDASVNKIFDALKRMGADYVFDTSFSADLTIMEEAYEFLERFSKGELKDKPMFTSCCPGWVRFIKSQYPHLVSHLSSAKSPMQMFGAVMKSYFAEKIGKKPEDIFSVAIMPCVAKKSEIDMELFYGEYAGHDMDCVLTTREFVRMIKSAHILPKTLKEIEPDNLFSDASGAGIIFGATGGVMEAALRTAYYAIMGENCPPEAFKVVRNSSQEESGVIEASFTLKENNLNIAVASGLANTRRLIDSIEAGEKHYDFVEIMACPGGCVGGGGQPIHEGCELAFERGQNLYFIDSNSKLRYSHENKDIKALYENFFEKPNSHKAHSLLHTDHFVWEMPRSPKRDRKGYVINEKFQS; encoded by the coding sequence ATGGTAAACTTGATGATAGATAATATAAAAATATCGGCTAATGAAAACATGACTATTATGGAAGCTGCAGAAAATGCCGGCATTCCTATACCCAGACTTTGCTTTTTAAAGGGAATAAATGAAATTGCAGCCTGCCGTGTATGTGTTGTTGAGTTGGAAGGAAAGGAAAAACTTATAACTGCTTGTAATAATTCCGTCGAAGAAGGAATGGTTGTATATACCAACAGCCCTAAGGTAAGACTTGACAGAAGAAGAACAGTTCAAATGATTTTGTCACAGCATGATTGTAAGTGTGCAACCTGTGTAAGAAGCGGAAACTGCACCTTACAAACTCTTGCAAACGAGCTTAATATTCAAGATATATTATATGAAGAACAGCTTGAATATCAGCCTTGGGATAAAAAATTTCCTCTCATAAGAGATTCAAAAAAATGTGTTAAGTGTATGCGATGTATTCAGGTTTGCGACAAGATTCAAAGCCTGAACATTTGGGAATTGGAAGGAACGGGAGCTAGAACCACAATAAATGTTTCAGGTTCAAGAACTATAGCCGAAGCTGACTGTTCCCTATGCGGTCAGTGTATTACCCATTGTCCTGTGGGAGCCTTACGAGAAAGAGACGATACCGAAAAATTCTGGAGGGCTGTTGCCGATCCTGATAAGGTAGTCGTTGTACAAGTGGCTCCTGCAATACGAACGGCTTGGGGAGAACACTTGGGGCTTGATCTAAAAGATGCTTCAGTAAACAAAATATTCGATGCTCTAAAACGCATGGGTGCCGACTATGTATTTGATACAAGTTTTTCGGCAGATTTAACCATAATGGAAGAAGCCTACGAATTCCTTGAGCGTTTTTCTAAGGGAGAACTAAAAGATAAACCGATGTTTACCTCCTGTTGTCCCGGATGGGTTCGTTTTATAAAAAGCCAATATCCTCATTTGGTTTCTCATCTATCTTCTGCGAAATCTCCCATGCAAATGTTCGGTGCGGTTATGAAGTCATATTTTGCAGAAAAAATCGGTAAAAAACCTGAGGATATTTTTTCTGTTGCTATTATGCCCTGTGTTGCAAAAAAAAGCGAAATTGATATGGAACTTTTCTATGGCGAGTATGCAGGACATGATATGGACTGTGTTCTTACTACCAGAGAATTTGTAAGAATGATTAAGTCTGCTCATATCCTCCCAAAAACCTTAAAAGAAATAGAGCCTGATAATCTTTTTAGCGATGCTTCAGGCGCTGGAATTATTTTTGGAGCTACGGGCGGTGTTATGGAAGCAGCCTTGCGTACAGCCTATTATGCAATAATGGGAGAAAATTGTCCGCCGGAAGCTTTTAAGGTTGTAAGGAATTCCTCTCAAGAAGAGTCAGGTGTTATTGAAGCCTCTTTTACCTTAAAGGAGAATAATTTGAATATTGCCGTAGCCAGCGGCCTTGCAAATACAAGACGGCTTATCGATTCTATAGAAGCAGGTGAAAAACATTATGATTTTGTAGAAATTATGGCTTGCCCCGGAGGCTGCGTAGGCGGAGGAGGTCAACCCATACATGAAGGCTGTGAATTAGCCTTTGAGCGCGGCCAAAATCTTTATTTTATTGACAGTAATTCAAAATTACGGTATTCCCATGAGAATAAGGATATCAAAGCTCTTTATGAGAATTTCTTTGAAAAGCCTAACAGTCACAAAGCTCATAGTCTTTTACATACGGATCACTTTGTATGGGAAATGCCGCGAAGTCCAAAGCGGGATCGAAAAGGTTATGTAATAAACGAAAAATTTCAATCGTAA